One segment of Actinomyces sp. 432 DNA contains the following:
- a CDS encoding iron ABC transporter ATP-binding protein, which yields MIELDEVRKVYNSEVAIGPVSLELPAGGITAFIGPNGAGKSTLLTMVGRLLGIDEGAVRVAGLDVSSTKSADLARVLSILRQENHFITRLTVRQLVGFGRFPYSRGRLTADDERIISRYIDFFGLGELEGRHLDELSGGQRQRAYVAMVLCQETDYVLLDEPLNNLDIAHSVEMMNHLERAAREFGRTVLIVLHDINFAARYADRICALKDGSVFRFGPPAEIMRDDVLTAVFGTPIQVIAGPAGPLACF from the coding sequence GTGATCGAGCTGGACGAAGTGCGCAAGGTCTACAACTCCGAGGTCGCCATCGGCCCGGTCAGCCTGGAGCTGCCCGCGGGCGGCATCACCGCCTTCATCGGACCCAACGGGGCGGGCAAGTCCACGCTGCTGACCATGGTGGGGCGCCTGCTGGGGATCGACGAGGGCGCGGTGCGCGTGGCCGGGCTGGACGTTTCCTCCACCAAGTCGGCGGACCTGGCGCGGGTGCTGTCCATCCTGCGGCAGGAGAATCACTTCATCACCCGGCTGACCGTGCGCCAGCTGGTGGGCTTCGGCCGCTTCCCCTACTCCCGTGGGCGGCTCACGGCCGACGACGAGCGCATCATCTCCCGCTACATCGACTTCTTCGGCCTGGGCGAGTTGGAGGGGCGCCACCTGGACGAGCTGTCCGGCGGGCAGCGGCAGCGCGCCTACGTGGCCATGGTGCTGTGCCAGGAGACCGACTACGTGCTGCTGGACGAGCCCCTGAACAACCTGGACATCGCCCACAGCGTGGAGATGATGAACCACCTGGAGCGCGCCGCCCGGGAGTTCGGCCGTACCGTGCTGATCGTCCTGCACGACATCAACTTCGCGGCCCGCTACGCCGACCGCATCTGCGCCCTGAAGGACGGGAGCGTGTTCCGCTTCGGCCCGCCGGCGGAGATCATGCGCGACGACGTGCTCACCGCCGTCTTCGGCACCCCCATCCAGGTGATCGCGGGCCCGGCGGGGCCGCTCGCCTGCTTCTAG
- a CDS encoding iron chelate uptake ABC transporter family permease subunit — MSPEASAAPTTSVTAAPVTGHPAGGETRGAPAGTGATPGAPTDPSAATSSPAARRSGAFATPAARRRWWLTYLGVTGLAVCFAVGLLVWRNPMAPGTRGFWLIAERRLDAVVAMIVVAVCQAMATIAFQTATGNRVITPSIMGFESLYRAIQTATIFFFGATGLTATRTAPMFALRLALMVGLSLLLYSWLLTGGARNLYSMLLIGIVIGSALGSVTTFMQRLLTPSEFDLLSARLFGSIANAAPEYYPIAIPLALAASAALMLCSRRLNVIALGRDTATGLGLSHTRATIGVLVLVSVLMATSTALVGPMTFLGFLVATLSYQLSGTYDHRYLFPMAASLGLLVLTGAYFIMRHVFYAQGVVSIIIELVGGSVFLAVVLRKGRL; from the coding sequence ATGAGCCCCGAAGCCTCCGCGGCGCCGACGACGTCGGTCACTGCCGCTCCGGTCACTGGCCACCCCGCGGGTGGCGAGACACGGGGCGCCCCCGCCGGCACGGGCGCGACACCGGGCGCCCCCACCGATCCCAGCGCGGCCACGAGCAGTCCCGCTGCCCGCCGCTCGGGCGCCTTCGCCACGCCCGCCGCCCGCCGTCGCTGGTGGCTGACCTACCTGGGGGTGACCGGCCTGGCCGTCTGCTTCGCCGTCGGCCTGCTGGTGTGGAGGAACCCGATGGCGCCGGGGACCCGCGGCTTCTGGCTGATCGCCGAGCGGCGCCTGGACGCCGTCGTCGCCATGATCGTGGTAGCCGTATGCCAGGCCATGGCCACCATCGCCTTCCAGACCGCCACCGGCAACCGCGTCATCACGCCGTCGATCATGGGATTCGAGTCCCTGTATCGGGCCATCCAGACCGCCACCATCTTCTTCTTCGGGGCCACCGGCCTGACCGCCACCCGCACCGCCCCCATGTTCGCCCTGCGGCTGGCGCTCATGGTGGGGCTGTCCCTGCTGCTGTACTCCTGGCTGCTGACCGGCGGCGCGCGCAACCTGTACTCGATGCTGCTGATCGGCATCGTCATCGGCTCCGCGCTGGGCAGCGTCACCACCTTCATGCAGCGCCTGCTCACCCCCAGCGAGTTCGACCTGCTCTCGGCCCGGCTGTTCGGCTCCATCGCCAACGCCGCTCCCGAGTACTACCCGATCGCCATCCCCCTGGCGCTCGCGGCGAGCGCGGCCCTGATGCTCTGCTCGCGTCGGCTCAACGTGATCGCGCTGGGGCGGGACACGGCCACCGGCCTGGGCCTGAGCCACACCCGCGCCACCATCGGCGTGCTGGTGCTGGTCTCGGTGCTCATGGCCACCTCGACGGCACTGGTCGGCCCCATGACCTTCCTCGGCTTCCTGGTGGCGACCCTGTCCTACCAGCTTTCGGGCACCTACGACCACCGCTACCTGTTCCCCATGGCCGCCAGCCTGGGACTGCTCGTGCTCACGGGTGCCTACTTCATCATGCGCCACGTGTTCTACGCCCAGGGCGTCGTCTCCATCATCATCGAGCTGGTGGGCGGCTCGGTGTTCCTCGCCGTCGTACTCAGAAAGGGGCGCCTGTGA
- a CDS encoding ABC transporter permease, with amino-acid sequence MVVLLGLSLATGQYSILSHADGWEMFRNVRVPRTLALVLAGAAMSMSGLVMQLITQNRFVEPTTTGTTEWAGLGLLAVMVLFPRASVLGRMAGAVVAAFLGTTVFFLLLRRVSLRSSLLVPIIGMMLGAVVSAVSTLFALQTDMLQSLGVWFQGSFTSVYRGQYEVLWIVVGVVAAIFHYADRLTAVGLGQDVATNIGVDYRRTVLIGTALVAVATGTVTVVVGSLPFLGLIVPNLVSMHRGDDLRSNLPWVCLVGIGLVTACDLLARTIIAPFEIPVAVVLGLVGAAVFIALIIRQTGRGGA; translated from the coding sequence GTGGTGGTTCTGCTGGGCCTGAGCCTGGCCACCGGCCAGTACTCGATCCTGTCCCACGCGGACGGCTGGGAGATGTTCCGCAATGTCCGCGTCCCGCGCACGCTGGCGCTGGTGCTGGCCGGGGCGGCCATGAGCATGTCCGGCCTGGTGATGCAGCTGATCACCCAGAACCGCTTCGTGGAGCCGACCACTACCGGCACCACCGAGTGGGCCGGGCTGGGCCTGCTGGCGGTCATGGTGCTCTTCCCGCGCGCCAGCGTGCTGGGGCGTATGGCCGGCGCGGTGGTGGCCGCGTTCCTGGGCACCACGGTGTTCTTCCTGCTGCTGCGGCGGGTCTCCCTGCGCTCCTCCCTGCTGGTGCCGATCATCGGCATGATGCTGGGGGCGGTGGTCAGCGCCGTGTCCACCTTGTTCGCCCTGCAGACCGACATGCTGCAGTCCCTGGGGGTGTGGTTCCAGGGCAGCTTCACCTCGGTGTACCGGGGCCAGTACGAGGTGCTGTGGATCGTGGTGGGGGTCGTGGCCGCGATCTTCCACTACGCCGACCGCCTCACCGCCGTCGGCCTGGGGCAGGACGTGGCCACCAACATCGGCGTCGACTACCGGCGCACCGTGCTGATCGGCACCGCTCTGGTGGCCGTGGCCACCGGCACCGTCACCGTGGTGGTCGGCTCGCTGCCCTTTCTGGGGCTGATCGTCCCCAACCTGGTGTCCATGCACCGCGGGGACGACCTGCGCTCCAACCTGCCCTGGGTGTGCCTGGTGGGCATCGGGCTCGTCACCGCCTGCGACCTGCTGGCCCGCACCATCATCGCCCCCTTTGAGATTCCGGTGGCTGTGGTGCTGGGCCTGGTGGGGGCCGCGGTGTTCATCGCCTTGATCATCCGCCAGACCGGGAGGGGAGGAGCATGA
- a CDS encoding siderophore ABC transporter substrate-binding protein, with translation MSRKLPVLLALSATVSLALAGCSGSTDTASTSSSTAAADGAATVATSQASAQPTAVTIDDNHGSVEIALPVQRAASTDNRTFEVLAEWGVPLVAAPKQLIPSSITAYDSDDVADMGNHREPDLEALVAAEPDLVIIGQRFADQYDSIAELTPDAALLDLEPRDGESFDAELKRQVTALGQVFGKETEAEALITDFDTALERAKNAYDGSSKVMAVIVSGGEIGYSGPTTGRTWGPLFDLLELEPALEVQGSTDDHQGDDVSVEQIAESNPDWIFVMDRDAAISADDANYTPAADVIAGNAALQNVTAVGAGQIVYAPEDTYTNESIITYTEILNSIADAFEGAQN, from the coding sequence ATGTCTCGCAAACTCCCCGTGCTCCTGGCCCTGTCTGCGACTGTCAGCCTGGCGCTGGCAGGCTGCTCCGGATCCACGGACACCGCATCCACCTCCAGCTCCACCGCCGCAGCCGACGGCGCCGCAACGGTTGCAACCTCGCAGGCCTCCGCCCAGCCAACGGCGGTCACCATCGACGACAACCACGGCAGCGTGGAGATCGCCCTGCCCGTGCAGCGGGCCGCCTCGACCGATAACCGCACCTTCGAGGTGCTGGCCGAGTGGGGAGTGCCCCTGGTGGCCGCTCCCAAGCAGCTCATCCCCTCCTCGATCACCGCCTATGACAGCGACGACGTCGCCGACATGGGCAACCACCGCGAGCCCGACCTGGAGGCCCTGGTCGCGGCGGAGCCGGACCTGGTGATCATCGGCCAGCGCTTCGCCGACCAGTACGACTCCATTGCGGAGCTCACCCCGGACGCCGCCCTACTGGACCTTGAGCCCCGTGACGGTGAGTCCTTCGACGCCGAGCTCAAGCGCCAGGTGACCGCCCTGGGGCAGGTCTTCGGCAAGGAGACCGAGGCCGAGGCGCTCATAACTGATTTCGACACTGCCCTGGAGCGCGCCAAGAACGCCTACGACGGCTCCTCGAAGGTCATGGCGGTGATCGTCTCCGGCGGGGAGATCGGCTACTCCGGCCCCACCACCGGACGCACCTGGGGACCACTGTTCGACCTGCTCGAGCTGGAGCCCGCCCTTGAGGTTCAGGGCTCCACCGATGACCACCAGGGAGACGACGTCTCCGTGGAGCAGATCGCCGAGTCCAACCCGGACTGGATCTTCGTCATGGACCGCGACGCGGCCATTTCCGCGGATGACGCCAATTACACGCCCGCCGCGGATGTGATCGCCGGCAACGCCGCGCTGCAGAACGTCACCGCGGTCGGCGCCGGGCAGATCGTCTACGCCCCGGAGGACACCTACACCAACGAGTCGATCATCACCTACACGGAGATCCTCAACTCGATTGCCGACGCCTTCGAAGGTGCACAGAACTGA
- a CDS encoding ABC transporter substrate-binding protein gives MADSVDSTGSTDLARGADRRRTGSAARTGTRRLSRRGLLVGAAAAGAAALLAACASGGGSTAGPSAAAGNASQGATESFPITIAHTYGSTTIAAEPTRIVAISTVDADVVISLGVVPIGMPAVTAGADGEEAYPWTTAGLEALGAGWDTAAAPALYATVHDVDADAVAALGPDLILGVHSGMSEDEYARLSAVAPTLAYPADASAYEVSWEAVTVAVGRALGRSAAAEALVNTTTDVLTTARTLNPSLSGAAYAAVALDAGGPSITVFTEVDTRSQVLRQLGLAPAPAIQAVEGVAGAVSVDYPLSEAGQLDADLLWAQVDGDAAVEAVQADDRLAEIPAVADGTALFVADEAAAMSLAAASPLSLPWCCENHVPDIVAAIDASRAMATAAASASASATASGSAR, from the coding sequence TTGGCCGATTCCGTCGATTCCACCGGTTCTACCGACCTCGCCCGAGGCGCCGATCGGCGCCGCACCGGTTCCGCCGCCCGCACCGGTACCCGCCGGCTGAGCCGTCGCGGCCTCCTGGTCGGCGCCGCCGCCGCGGGCGCCGCCGCACTGCTGGCGGCCTGCGCCTCCGGCGGCGGCAGCACTGCGGGCCCGTCCGCCGCCGCGGGCAACGCCTCGCAGGGCGCCACCGAGTCCTTCCCCATCACCATCGCCCACACCTACGGCTCCACCACGATCGCGGCCGAGCCGACCCGTATCGTGGCCATATCCACCGTCGACGCCGATGTGGTCATCTCCCTCGGCGTGGTCCCCATTGGTATGCCCGCCGTCACTGCGGGCGCCGACGGCGAGGAGGCCTACCCCTGGACCACCGCGGGTCTTGAAGCGCTGGGCGCCGGCTGGGACACCGCCGCCGCGCCCGCGCTGTACGCCACAGTGCACGACGTCGACGCCGATGCGGTCGCCGCGCTTGGGCCCGACCTGATCCTCGGTGTGCACTCGGGCATGAGCGAGGATGAATACGCGCGCCTGTCCGCCGTCGCCCCCACTCTGGCGTACCCGGCCGACGCCTCTGCCTACGAGGTCTCGTGGGAGGCGGTGACCGTCGCCGTCGGCAGGGCGCTGGGGCGTTCCGCCGCCGCAGAAGCCCTGGTCAACACCACCACGGACGTACTGACCACCGCACGCACCCTGAATCCTTCCCTTTCGGGTGCCGCCTACGCGGCGGTCGCACTCGATGCGGGCGGCCCGTCGATAACCGTGTTCACCGAGGTTGACACGCGTTCGCAGGTGCTGCGGCAGCTGGGCCTGGCCCCCGCGCCTGCCATTCAGGCGGTGGAGGGGGTTGCGGGAGCGGTTTCCGTGGACTACCCGCTCAGCGAGGCCGGGCAGCTGGATGCGGATCTGTTGTGGGCTCAGGTGGACGGCGACGCCGCCGTCGAAGCCGTCCAGGCGGACGACCGGCTGGCCGAGATCCCGGCCGTTGCTGACGGCACGGCCCTGTTCGTCGCCGACGAGGCTGCCGCCATGAGCCTGGCGGCGGCCTCCCCGCTGTCACTGCCTTGGTGCTGCGAGAACCACGTGCCGGACATCGTTGCAGCCATTGATGCCAGTAGGGCAATGGCGACGGCTGCGGCCAGCGCGTCGGCGAGTGCCACTGCCTCCGGCTCGGCGCGGTGA